ACCGGGTTCAAGCCGCGCGATATCGTGAAGCGGCCGGCCATACGTCGAGCGGTGACCGGCGAACGCAAAGTTCCCCACTTCGCCGGGAAGGGCCGTGTCGGGGTAGTGGCCGTTGCCGATCACGTTGAGGACCTTCTCCATGCTCACGCCCTCGGCCATGGGAGACGTGGCCTTATCGAACTTCGGCACGTGAAGCTCGCCCCACACCTCGTTTTCTTTAACATTCTCGATCTTCGGCGGTTCACCTTTTTCCGGCGGCGCAATCTTCTTAGGCGACGGCCCGCCCCACTTCGACTGAAGCTCCTGAATAATCACCGCGTGCTCGCGGTCGGCAACGACGTCTGTCCACCACAGCTGCCACACAACAAAAAGGAGGAGGAAAGCTCCGACGGTAATCAACAGTTCGCCGAGCACACCGATAATGCTCGAGGCTATGCCGCGTTTACGCTCAGGCACTCGCCTGTGGCGGGAAGAGGTCACAATGTCTCCGATTCGGAAGGGGGTTTAATCGGCAGGCGTCGGAATCAAACGAACCTACTCCTTCACGCACTGTACCCTAATATATGCCGCTGCCGGCACCGCTCCCACCCCTCGGGGCGGGGCCGACACCCTCGTTCCAGTTGTGAAAGGTTACCGTTACCCATGGCCAAGAAAGTTCGGCGCTCCTCGACCATTCCCACCCAGCAGAATCAACCCGCACGGGATCGAGTGACACGCGCCGAGGCCGAAACCCGCCGCTCACGTCGCGCACAAGAAAGCGCCGCCGAGGCCTACAAACCGAGCCCCGCGTGGCTCGTGCCCACCGCCGTCACACTCCTCATCCTCGGCATTTTGTACATGGTCGTGTATTACATTTCGAGTGCGCAGTATCCGCTCCCCATTGGCGATTGGAACCTCGCCGTCGGCATCGGCATCCTTCTCGCGGGCGGGGGACTCCTGACTTTCTGGAGGTAGCATGAGCGACACACAAACCGCACCCCTTCACCCATGGCGGCGCTTTGTCGCCATCGGTGACTCGTTCACGGAAGGTATCG
The window above is part of the Dermabacter vaginalis genome. Proteins encoded here:
- a CDS encoding class E sortase; translated protein: MTSSRHRRVPERKRGIASSIIGVLGELLITVGAFLLLFVVWQLWWTDVVADREHAVIIQELQSKWGGPSPKKIAPPEKGEPPKIENVKENEVWGELHVPKFDKATSPMAEGVSMEKVLNVIGNGHYPDTALPGEVGNFAFAGHRSTYGRPLHDIARLEPGDPVIVEGPKAYYVYYVTGSEIVQPNDVQVIAPVPNKPGEEPTERMLTMTACHPMYSAAQRYITYAKYDHWVDRSKGIPKELAEVKK
- a CDS encoding cell division protein CrgA; the protein is MAKKVRRSSTIPTQQNQPARDRVTRAEAETRRSRRAQESAAEAYKPSPAWLVPTAVTLLILGILYMVVYYISSAQYPLPIGDWNLAVGIGILLAGGGLLTFWR